One window of Nicotiana tomentosiformis chromosome 11, ASM39032v3, whole genome shotgun sequence genomic DNA carries:
- the LOC104095128 gene encoding farnesyl pyrophosphate synthase-like, whose product MLDYNVPGGKLNRGLSVIDSYSLLNDGRELTSEEIFQASALGWCIEWLQAYFLVLDDIMDNSHTRRGQPCWYKLPKVGMIAVNDGILLRNHITRILKNHFRAKPYYVDLLDLFNEVEFQTASGQMIDLITTLVGEKDLSKYSLPIHRRIVQYKTAYIKHQGTTSTNMEQRTSHIHKP is encoded by the exons ATGTTGGACTACAATGTGCCTGGAG GGAAGCTTAATCGGGGGCTCTCTGTTATTGACAGCTACAGTTTGTTGAATGATGGGAGAGAACTAACTAGTGAGGAAATCTTTCAAGCATCTGCCCTTGGCTGGTGCATTGAATGG CTTCAAGCATATTTCCTTGTTCTTGATGATATAATGGATAACTCTCATACACGTCGAGGTCAACCATGCTGGTACAAATTACCAAAG GTTGGCATGATTGCTGTTAATGATGGCATACTTCTCCGCAACCACATCACGAGAATTCTGAAGAACCACTTCAGAGCAAAGCCTTATTATGTTGATCTTCTCGATTTGTTTAATGAG GTTGAGTTCCAGACTGCCTCTGGACAAATGATAGATTTGATCACAACACTTGTTGGAGAGAAAGATTTATCAAAGTACTCATTGCCTAT TCATCGCCGGATTGTCCAGTATAAAACTGCTTATATAAAACACCAAGGAACTACAAGTACCAACATGGAACAACGAACATCTCATATCCATAAACCTTGA